In Erigeron canadensis isolate Cc75 chromosome 1, C_canadensis_v1, whole genome shotgun sequence, a single window of DNA contains:
- the LOC122602024 gene encoding protein decapping 5-like, with protein sequence MASTEGVSNTNSRSGSGSSSTAADSYIGSLISLTSKSEIRYEGILYNINTDESSIGLRNVRSFGTEGRKKDGPQLMPSDKVYEYILFRGSDIKDLQVKSASSAPPAPSINSDPAIIQSHYPRPPPLSSSLPPPAAAAASNSLPDPSIQNPQMIVPGSSLQGGPPLYQPGGNMGSWGPMPPPPNANSSAMPMPPMYWPGFYAPPNGLPQMHQQSLLRPPPSLQQPMQYPNYNANLPSGPQVQPSEYPSPLLAVSTNSATDALPSLMQNKPSAVGPSAPLIGSFQSLSLLNTSDVNVPIPPVSNKPSVPSEVPTPSLVTPGQLLQPGLAPAVSSQPTQAVHKDVEVVQISSTQASEPVAPVPVAVPTEAQPPILPLPPQPRAAPKTNGAPYQNRQSYNYRGRDRGGRGYGGSRSVMKFTEEFDFSAMNEKFNKDEIWDTLGKTNKKENDGNASDEDEYADEVDADQPKVDVKPVYSKDDFFDTLSCNSLDKQQSNGRPRFSEQRKLDTETFGEYSRYQGGRGGRGLYRGGRTRGGGYHGRGGGYYPRGRGGRTPNATRDY encoded by the exons ATGGCAAGTACAGAAGGTGTTTCAAATACTAATAGTAGATCAGGATCAGGATCATCATCAACAGCAGCAGATTCATATATCGGAAGTTTAATAAGTCTAACTTCAAAATCCGAAATCAGATACGAAGGCATTTTGTATAATATCAATACGGATGAATCCTCTATCGGTTTGCGCAACG TAAGATCATTTGGAACTGAAGGGCGGAAAAAGGATGGTCCTCAACTCATGCCCAGTGACAAGGTTTATGAATACATTTTGTTTCGTGGAAGTGACATCAAG gATCTTCAGGTCAAATCGGCATCGTCTGCTCCACCAGCACCATCGATTAACAGCGATCCTGCTATTATTCAG TCTCACTATCCCCGCCCACCTCCACTATCTTCAAGTTTACCCCCTCCTGCTGCAGCTGCTGCTAGTAACTCGTTACCTGATCCTAGCATCCAGAATCCACAAATGATAGTCCCTGGATCGAGTTTACAAGGTGGCCCCCCTCTATATCAACCTGGTGGGAATATGGGGTCATGGGGTCCTATGCCACCTCCTCCAAATGCAAATAGTAGTGCAATGCCAATGCCACCAATGTATTGGCCCGGTTTTTATGCCCCACCGAACGGTCTTCCTCAGATGCATCAACAGTCATTGTTACGACCACCCCCTTCACTGCAGCAACCTATGCAGTATCCCAATTATAATGCAAATTTACCAAGCGGGCCTCAAGTTCAGCCGTCTGAATATCCATCTCCTCTATTGGCGGTGTCTACTAATTCAGCTACAGATGCATTGCCATCTTTAATGCAAAACAAGCCTAGCGCTGTGGGTCCCTCAGCGCCACTAATTGGTAGCTTTCAATCGCTGTCTCTGTTGAATACAAGTGATGTAAACGTGCCTATACCTCCCGTTTCTAACAAACCAAGCGTGCCTTCTGAAGTACCTACACCATCACTTGTAACACCAGGACAGCTGCTTCAGCCTGGGCTAGCTCCAGCTGTTTCATCTCAACCTACACAAGCTGTTCATAAGGATGTTGAAGTGGTACAGATATCATCAACACAAGCATCTGAACCAGTGGCTCCAGTTCCAGTTGCGGTTCCAACAGAAGCTCAGCCTCCAATATTGCCTTTACCACCGCAACCACGGGCTGCCCCCAAG ACAAATGGAGCTCCTTACCAGAATCGCCAGAGTTATAATTACAGAGGGCGTGATAGAGGAGGCAGAGGATATGGG GGATCACGGTCAGTGATGAAGTTCACTGAGGAGTTTGATTTCAGTGCAATGAATGAGAAGTTTAACAAGGATGAAATTTGGGATACCTTAGGAAAAACcaacaaaaaggaaaatgatggaAATGCTAGTGATGAGGATGAATATGCAGATGAAGTTGATGCCGATCAACCAAAAGTGGATGTCAAG CCTGTTTATAGCAAGGATGACTTTTTTGATACGTTATCTTGCAACTCGCTTGACAAGCAACAAAGTAACGGAAGGCCTAGGTTCTCCGAGCAGAGGAAACTAGATACTGAG ACATTTGGAGAATACTCTAGATACCAAGGGGGTAGAGGCGGTCGTGGGCTATACCGAGGAGGTCGTACACGTGGGGGTGGTTATCATGGGCGAGGTGGCGGTTATTATCCAAGGGGCCGTGGCGGGAGAACTCCAAATGCAACTCGTGATTATTAA
- the LOC122585777 gene encoding uncharacterized protein LOC122585777 codes for MCSSSTISTFLPLCKNHPFHQFPILTADENLFSEFRLKNPKNRNFTSISASITKNNLHLSWVNSDQPEIDDFNGWAFLEETVIIPEKQKKGLPKYLLFGIGTSVVALLAVFGHYALSRKGLVLRFSSPFHVFVDNKLSGSEDTLKVDEAVVEPLKENVHEGGDAISEEVIGHLNWEEGKVGRVIVPVLADTTQQEALLWLKNLKIIEDEVKADEFCTRREYARWLVLVNSRLERNTRNRIVPSVALAGSTINAFDDIRDEDPDFEYIQALAEVGVIPSKLSGKKLSSDLDSSKSTGGATFFPDRLISREDLIGWRAKLEYEVMPGLNEEILRHKIGFLDARELNSDVLPVLFIDTLANNKSITRKVFGQLKRFQPGKPCTKAQAAVALTSGRISESIRHEFFQLEAEKSSREFAMKEIKSELLERGDIQRFWEKKLEDEHTRFLEVEAAYLEALKELEHRKIDHDNAIAAYLKEKAALDCQKQLLSSLKKEIEEMNQKLAYERTDYVDEQHKIRSKVSGLEVKYEKILDSKAILEAELEALRILRSWIEDEAKKGQARTKVLEEVGRRWKWGNRS; via the exons atgtgtTCATCTTCCACAATATCAACATTTCTACCACTTTGTAAAAACCACCCATTTCATCAATTTCCAATTTTGACTGCTGATGAGAATCTTTTTAGTGAATTCAGactcaaaaaccctaaaaatcgaAACTTTACATCTATTTCTGCTTCAATTACCAAAAACAATTTACATTTATCATGGGTTAATTCTGATCAACctgaaattgatgattttaatggttGGGCATTTCTTGAAGAAACTGTAATTATCCCTGAAAAGCAGAAAAAAg GGTTGCCTAAGTATCTATTGTTTGGTATTGGGACTTCTGTTGTGGCATTGCTTGCCGTGTTTGGTCATTATGCTCTATCACGTAAAG GTTTGGTTTTGCGATTTAGCAGTCCATTTCATGTATTTGTTGATAATAAATTGTCGGGCTCGGAAGATACATTAAAGGTGGATGAAGCTGTTGTGGAGCCGTTGAAGGAAAATGTTCATGAAGGAGGTGATGCGATATCAGAAGAAG TAATTGGTCATCTTAACTGGGAAGAAGGAAAGGTTGGAAGAGTTATAGTTCCAGTTTTGGCTGATACTACTCAGCAGGAGGCTTTATTGTGGTTGAAGAATCTTAAG ATCATTGAAGATGAAGTTAAGGCAGATGAATTTTGTACGAGAAGAGAATATGCAAGATGGTTGGTTCTAGTTAACTCCAGACTTGAAAG GAATACAAGAAATAGGATAGTTCCATCTGTCGCACTCGCTGGATCTACTATCAATGCTTTTGATGACATTCGGGATGAAGATCCTGATTTTGAGTACATTCAAG CCCTCGCTGAGGTTGGCGTTATCCCGAGCAAGCTGTCTGGTAAAAAATTATCTTCTGATCTGGATAGTTCAAAGAGCACTGGAGGTGCAACTTTTTTTCCTGATAG ATTGATTTCACGTGAGGATCTTATTGGTTGGAGAGCCAAGTTAGAGTATGAAGTTATGCCAGGACTAAATGAAGAG ATATTAAGGCACAAAATAGGCTTTCTGGATGCAAGGGAGCTTAATTCAGATGTGCTACCGGTTCTTTTTATAGACACACTGGCAAACAACAAAAGCATTACGAGAAAAGTTTTTG GTCAGCTCAAACGGTTCCAGCCTGGGAAACCCTGCACCAAGGCACAAGCTGCAGTGGCACTCACGAGTGGAAGAATAAGTGAATCAATTCGCCATGAATTCTTCCAGTTAGAAGCTGAGAAATCTTCCCGGGAGTTTGCAATGAAAGAGATTAAATCGGAACTTCTTGAGAGAGGTGACATACAGAGGTTTTGGGAGAAAAAACTAGAGGATGAACATACTCGTTTTTTGGAGGTGGAAGCAGCTTATCTAGAAGCACTCAAAGAATTGGAACATCGAAAGATTGATCACGATAATGCTATAGCTGCTTACTTGAAGGAGAAAGCAGCTTTAGATTGTCAAAAGCAGCTACTTTCTAGCTTGAAGAAAGAAATAGAAGAAATGAATCAGAAACTTGCATATGAACGAACCGACTATGTGGATGAGCAACATAAAATCCGTAGTAAAGTCAGTGGATTAgaagtaaaatatgaaaaaattctTGATTCAAAAGCAATACTCGAAGCTGAATTAGAAGCCCTTCGTATACTCAG ATCTTGGATAGAGGATGAAGCAAAAAAGGGTCAAGCTCGGACTAAGGTCCTTGAGGAAGTTGGTCGAAGATGGAAATGGGGTAATCGTTCTTGA
- the LOC122596894 gene encoding protein CHUP1, chloroplastic — translation MIVRLGFLVAASIAAYAVKQVSVKRPPSSAPVNKFAGNDESTTEQHQREAKDKEQITYSLRETELNEEEEDKEEVKLISGLINAQPPDFEDDILPEFADLLSGEIDIPFPSDKYDTEKDKVYETEMANNANELERLRNLVKELEEREVKLEGELLEYYGLKEQESDVVELQRQVKIKSVEIDMLNVTINSLQTERKKLQEEVKQGATYKKELEAARYKIKELQRQFQLEANQTKGQLLLLKQQVGILQTKEQDAVKKDTDIEKKLKTLKELEVDVVELKRKNRELQHEKRELAIKLDAAESRVATLSSTTETEMVARVREEVNKLTHTNEDLLKQVEGLQMNRFSEVEELVYLRWVNACLRFELRNYETPSGKTSARDLNKNLSPRSQEKAKQLMLEYAGSERGQGGDTDLESNFSQPSSPGSEDFDTASIDSSMSRYSSFSKKPSLIQKLKKWGKSKDDPNSSALTSPARSFSGGSPRVSHKPRGPLEALMLRNAGESVAITTFGAADQDTPNSPDTPNANYDLNNVGSSFQLMSKSVGGVLDEKYPAYKDRHKLALEREKKIKEKADQARAVRFGDTSSYKPPINSKTVSLPPKLAQVKERVVITPDASSNQSADGNVINSPAVSKMQFAHIEKRPPRTPRPPPRPTGGAPATAASPSISGGGPPPPPPPPGAPPPPPPPGGGPPRPPPPPGSLGRGAGGSDKVHRAPELVEFYQSLMKREAKKDSPTIPSTIANTADARSNMIGEIENRSTFLLAVKADVETQGDFVESLASEVRAASFTDIEDLLTFVNWLDEELSFLVDERAVLKHFDWPEGKADAFREAAFEYQDLKKLEHQVTNFVDDTSLSCDPALKKMYKLLEKVENSVYALLRTRDMAMSRYKEFGIPVNWLQDSGVVGKIKLASVQLARKYMKRVASELDALEGPEKEPNREFMVLQGVRFAFRVHQFAGGFDAESMKAFEELRSRMNKQTNDESTPEA, via the exons ATGATTGTCAGGTTAGGCTTTCTTGTTGCTGCTTCAATTGCAGCTTATGCAGTTAAGCAGGTTAGTGTTAAACGTCCTCCTTCATCAGCTCCTGTGAACAAATTTGCAG GAAATGATGAGTCAACCACTGAGCAACATCAGAGAGAAGCGAAAGATAAAGAGCAGATTACATATAGCCTCAGGGAGACAGAG CTTAATGAAGAGGAAGAGGATAAAGAAGAGGTTAAATTGATTAGCGGTTTAATCAATGCACAACCTCCTGATTTTGAAGATGACATTCTTCCAGAATTTGCAGATCTTTTATCAGGTGAGATTGATATTCCGTTTCCAAGCGACAAATATGATACAGAAAAGGATAAGGTGTATGAAACTGAGATGGCTAATAATGCGAATGAACTGGAACGATTACGCAACTTGGTTAAAGAACTTGAGGAAAGAGAAGTCAAACTTGAAGGGGAACTGCTTGAATACTATGGATTGAAGGAACAAGAATCTGATGTTGTTGAATTACAAAGACAGGTAAAGATTAAATCGGTGGAGATTGATATGTTAAACGTCACAATTAATTCCTTACAAACGGAGAGAAAGAAGTTACAAGAAGAAGTAAAGCAGGGAGCTACTTACAAAAAGGAATTAGAAGCAGCCAGGTACAAAATCAAGGAGCTTCAGCGACAGTTTCAACTCGAAGCAAATCAAACTAAAGGGCAACTGCTGTTACTAAAGCAACAAGTTGGAATTCTTCAAACAAAGGAACAAGACGCCGTCAAGAAAGACACTGATATTGAAAAAAAGCTAAAAACTCTAAAGGAGCTTGAGGTTGATGTTGTCGAgctcaaaagaaaaaatagagaGCTTCAACATGAAAAAAGGGAATTGGCCATTAAGCTTGATGCAGCAGAATCCCGAGTAGCAACACTATCCAGTACGACTGAG ACTGAAATGGTGGCCCGGGTTAGAGAAGAGGTTAATAAGTTAACTCACACAAATGAAGACTTGTTGAAGCAAGTAGAAGGTCTACAGATGAACCGGTTTAGTGAAGTCGAAGAGCTGGTATACCTTCGGTGGGTCAATGCCTGTCTAAGGTTCGAGCTTAGAAACTATGAAACACCATCTGGGAAAACATCAGCACGTGACCTAAACAAGAATTTGAGCCCAAGGTCCCAAGAAAAGGCTAAACAGTTAATGTTAGAGTATGCAGGGTCCGAACGTGGTCAAGGAGGTGACACTGATCTTGAGAGCAACTTTTCTCAACCATCATCTCCAGGAAGTGAAGATTTTGATACTGCTTCAATTGACAGTTCCATGAGCCGATACAGTAGTTTCAGTAAAAAACCAAGTTTGATTCAGAAACTTAAAAAATGGGGTAAAAGTAAAGATGATCCCAACTCTAGTGCTCTTACTTCACCTGCAAGATCGTTTTCAGGCGGGTCTCCTAGGGTTAGTCATAAACCAAGGGGGCCATTAGAGGCTCTCATGTTAAGAAATGCTGGTGAATCTGTGGCCATTACTACTTTTGGGGCCGCTGATCAAGATACTCCTAATTCTCCAGACACTCCAAATGCTAATTATGATTTAAACAATGTTGGTTCATCATTTCAATTAATGTCTAAGTCGGTCGGAGGTGTTTTAGACGAGAAGTACCCAGCGTATAAAGATCGTCATAAGCTTGctttagagagagaaaagaaaatcaaagaaaaagcTGATCAAGCAAGAGCAGTTAGGTTCGGTGATACTTCGAGTTACAAACCTCCAATCAATAGTAAGACAGTGAGTTTACCTCCAAAACTTGCTCAAGTTAAAGAGAGAGTAGTAATAACTCCAGATGCTTCAAGTAACCAGTCTGCTGACGGAAATGTGATTAATTCTCCCGCTGTTAGCAAGATGCAGTTTGCCCATATTGAAAAGAGACCACCTAGGACTCCCCGCCCTCCGCCTAGACCTACTGGAGGTGCTCCTGCTACCGCTGCAAGTCCATCAATATCTGGTGGTGGACCtcctcctccacctcctccACCAGGGGctccaccaccgccaccaccacctggTGGTGGGCCACCTCGTCCCCCTCCGCCACCAGGAAGTCTTGGTAGAGGAGCAGGTGGTAGTGATAAAGTTCACAGGGCTCCAGAGTTGGTTGAGTTTTATCAGAGCTTGATGAAGCGTGAAGCTAAGAAGGATTCACCGACTATACCTTCTACTATAGCTAATACAGCAGATGCAAGGAGTAACATGATTGGGGAGATTGAGAACCGATCAACATTCCTCTTGGCT gtaAAAGCTGATGTAGAAACTCAAGGTGATTTTGTCGAGTCACTTGCATCTGAAGTTCGGGCTGCTTCATTTACAGACATAGAAGATTTGCTGACTTTCGTGAACTGGCTAGACGAAGAGCTCTCATTCTTG GTTGATGAGCGAGCAGTCTTGAAGCACTTTGACTGGCCAGAAGGAAAAGCAGACGCATTTAGAGAAGCAGCTTTTGAATACCAAGACCTGAAGAAACTCGAACATCAAGTCACTAATTTTGTTGATGATACTAGTCTTTCTTGTGACCCCGCTTTGAAGAAAATGTACAAATTACTAGAAAA AGTGGAGAACAGTGTTTATGCATTATTACGTACAAGAGACATGGCTATGTCTAGATATAAAGAATTCGGCATCCCAGTCAATTGGTTGCAAGATTCGGGAGTTGTAGGCAAG ATCAAGCTTGCATCTGTACAATTGGCTAGGAAATACATGAAGCGGGTTGCATCAGAACTTGATGCACTGGAAGGACCTGAAAAAGAACCAAACAGAGAGTTTATGGTGCTCCAGGGTGTGCGTTTTGCTTTTCGTGTACATCAG TTTGCAGGAGGGTTTGATGCAGAGAGCATGAAGGCATTTGAAGAACTGAGAAGCCGTatgaataaacaaacaaatgacGAAAGTACGCCTGAAGCATGA